In a genomic window of Bradyrhizobium ontarionense:
- the glgC gene encoding glucose-1-phosphate adenylyltransferase → MAPAARTEPLSRHALAFVLAGGRGSRLLELTDRRAKPAVYFGGKSRIIDFALSNAVNSGIRRIAVATQYKAHSLIRHLQMGWNFFRPERNESFDILPASQRVSETMWYVGTADAVYQNIDILETYNTKYIVVLAGDHIYKMDYELMLQQHVDQRADVTVGCLEMPREESSGFGVMHINEDDTIRDFIEKPADPPPMPGKPDKSLASMGIYVFDAKFLFEELKRDAGDPNSNHDFGRDIIPYIVKNGRAVAHQFSRSCVRAGLDERSYWRDVGTVDAYWAANLDLTDVLPELDLYDRSWPLWTYSEITPPAKFVHDEDGRRGEATCSLVSGGCIVSGASVQRSLLFTGAHLHSYAKLQNAVLLPYVNVARHARLTNVVVDRGVQIPEGLVVGEDPEFDAKRFRTTETGVTLITQPMIDGLNS, encoded by the coding sequence ATGGCACCCGCCGCACGGACCGAGCCGCTGTCCCGTCACGCGCTGGCCTTCGTGTTGGCCGGCGGACGCGGCAGCCGGCTGCTGGAGCTGACCGACCGTCGCGCCAAGCCCGCCGTCTATTTCGGCGGCAAGTCGCGCATCATCGATTTCGCGCTGTCGAACGCCGTCAATTCCGGCATCCGTCGCATTGCAGTGGCGACGCAGTACAAGGCGCACAGCCTGATCCGGCACCTGCAGATGGGCTGGAACTTCTTCCGCCCCGAGCGCAACGAAAGCTTCGACATCCTGCCCGCCAGTCAGCGCGTGTCGGAGACGATGTGGTACGTCGGAACGGCCGACGCCGTATATCAGAACATCGACATCCTCGAGACCTACAATACGAAATACATCGTCGTGCTGGCCGGCGACCACATCTACAAGATGGACTACGAGCTGATGCTGCAGCAGCATGTCGACCAGCGCGCCGACGTCACCGTCGGCTGCCTGGAGATGCCGCGCGAGGAATCCTCAGGCTTCGGCGTCATGCACATCAATGAGGACGACACGATCCGCGACTTCATCGAGAAGCCGGCCGATCCGCCGCCGATGCCGGGTAAGCCCGACAAGTCGCTCGCGAGCATGGGCATCTACGTGTTCGACGCCAAATTCCTGTTCGAGGAGCTGAAGCGCGACGCCGGCGATCCAAACTCCAATCATGATTTCGGCCGCGACATCATTCCCTACATCGTCAAGAACGGCCGCGCCGTCGCCCACCAGTTCTCGCGCTCCTGTGTCCGCGCCGGTCTGGACGAGCGCAGCTATTGGCGGGATGTTGGAACGGTCGATGCCTATTGGGCGGCCAATCTCGACCTGACAGACGTGCTGCCTGAGCTCGATCTCTATGATCGCTCGTGGCCGCTCTGGACCTATTCGGAGATCACGCCGCCGGCCAAGTTCGTTCACGACGAGGACGGCCGGCGCGGCGAGGCGACCTGCTCGCTGGTGTCGGGCGGCTGCATCGTCTCGGGCGCCTCGGTGCAGCGCTCGCTGCTGTTCACCGGGGCTCATCTGCATTCCTATGCCAAGTTGCAGAACGCCGTGCTGTTGCCCTACGTCAATGTCGCCCGTCACGCGCGGCTGACCAACGTGGTGGTCGATCGCGGCGTGCAGATTCCGGAAGGGCTCGTGGTCGGCGAGGATCCGGAATTCGACGCCAAGCGGTTCAGGACCACGGAGACCGGCGTGACCCTGATCACCCAGCCGATGATCGATGGGCTCAATTCATGA
- the glgA gene encoding glycogen synthase GlgA, whose protein sequence is MTPLRVLSVASEVYPIVKTGGLADVVGALPWALMAEDVEVRTLIPGYPAVMAALEQTTEISSLPNFFGGNARLLGGSHGALDLFVLDAPHLYDREGNPYLGPDGKDWPDNAFRFAALARAAAYIGLGAVPAFVPDVVHGHDWQAALVPAYLLYSHRPHPGAVMTVHNLAFQGRFPRHYLAPLGLPPESFSIYGLEYYGDISFLKAGLQFADKITTVSPTYAREIQSDEHGMGLGGLLRQRARDLVGILNGIDTTVWDPAADAALASNYSIERLEARAPNKAALQARMGLQASPDTFLLGVVSRLTSQKGLDLLLACLPTLTGSGIQLAVLGDGDAELRDGFRAAALAHPGQIGVVTGYDETLAHQIQAGCDALVVPSRFEPCGLTQLCALRYGALPIVAAVGGLADTVIDESEAGVAATGFKFSPVTAEALDHALRRAAAAFYATRSNASNWPRMQLNAMLTDVSWRHRAGRYAELYRQIVAQRGA, encoded by the coding sequence ATGACGCCACTGCGTGTTCTGTCGGTTGCGTCGGAGGTTTATCCGATCGTCAAGACGGGCGGCCTCGCCGACGTCGTCGGCGCGTTGCCGTGGGCGCTCATGGCGGAGGACGTCGAGGTCCGCACGCTGATTCCCGGCTATCCCGCGGTCATGGCGGCGTTGGAGCAGACGACCGAAATCAGCTCGCTGCCGAATTTCTTCGGCGGCAACGCCCGGCTGCTCGGCGGCAGCCACGGCGCGCTCGATCTGTTCGTGCTCGATGCGCCGCATCTCTACGACCGCGAGGGCAACCCGTATCTCGGGCCGGACGGCAAGGACTGGCCGGACAACGCGTTCCGTTTCGCGGCCCTGGCGCGCGCCGCCGCCTATATCGGGCTCGGCGCGGTGCCGGCCTTCGTGCCGGATGTCGTTCATGGCCATGACTGGCAGGCTGCGCTCGTGCCGGCCTATCTGCTGTACAGCCACCGGCCACATCCTGGCGCGGTCATGACCGTGCACAATCTGGCGTTCCAGGGGCGCTTTCCGCGCCACTACCTCGCGCCGCTCGGCCTGCCGCCGGAATCCTTCTCGATCTATGGCCTCGAATATTACGGCGACATCAGCTTCCTCAAGGCGGGGCTGCAGTTCGCCGACAAGATCACGACGGTGTCGCCGACCTATGCCCGGGAGATCCAGAGCGACGAGCATGGCATGGGTCTCGGCGGCCTCCTTCGCCAGCGCGCGCGTGACCTGGTCGGTATCCTCAATGGCATCGATACGACCGTCTGGGACCCGGCAGCCGATGCTGCGCTCGCATCCAACTACAGCATCGAGCGGCTCGAGGCGCGGGCGCCCAACAAAGCCGCGTTGCAGGCGCGCATGGGCCTGCAGGCCTCGCCGGACACGTTCCTGCTCGGCGTTGTCAGCCGGCTGACCTCGCAGAAGGGGCTCGACCTGTTGCTGGCATGCCTGCCGACGCTGACCGGCAGCGGCATTCAACTGGCCGTGCTGGGCGACGGGGATGCCGAGCTGCGCGATGGCTTCCGGGCGGCGGCGTTGGCGCATCCTGGTCAGATCGGCGTCGTCACGGGCTATGACGAAACGCTCGCCCACCAGATCCAGGCCGGCTGCGACGCGCTGGTGGTGCCGTCGCGCTTCGAGCCGTGCGGGCTGACGCAGCTCTGCGCGCTGCGCTACGGCGCGCTGCCGATCGTCGCCGCGGTCGGCGGCCTTGCCGACACCGTGATCGACGAGAGCGAGGCCGGCGTGGCGGCCACCGGCTTCAAGTTCAGCCCGGTCACGGCCGAGGCGCTCGACCACGCGCTGCGCCGGGCCGCTGCGGCGTTCTATGCCACGCGCAGCAACGCCTCGAACTGGCCGCGCATGCAGCTCAACGCGATGCTGACCGACGTGTCGTGGCGGCACCGGGCCGGCCGTTATGCCGAGCTGTATCGGCAGATCGTCGCGCAGCGCGGAGCATGA
- a CDS encoding zinc-dependent alcohol dehydrogenase family protein, giving the protein MKALVYHGPGQKSLDERPKPVVIEPGDAIVRILKTTICGTDLHILKGDVPTCTPGRILGHEGVGVVDAVGSAVRAFKPGDHVIISCISACGTCDYCRRGMYSHCRHGGWILGHKIDGTQAEYVRTPHADTSLYHVPAGTEEDALVMLSDILPTGFECGVLNGKVEPGATVAIVGAGPIGLAALLTAQFYSPAEIIMIDLDDNRLEVAARFGATSVINNTDGKAVDKVMALTNGRGVDTAIEAVGVPATFVTCEDIVAPGGVIANVGVHGVKVDLHLEKLWDRNIAITTRLVDTVTTPMLLKTVQSRKLEPKRLITHRFRLDQILDAYETFGAAAKTHALKVLIEA; this is encoded by the coding sequence ATGAAAGCACTGGTCTATCATGGCCCCGGCCAGAAATCCCTGGATGAGCGACCCAAGCCCGTAGTCATCGAGCCCGGCGATGCAATCGTCCGAATTCTGAAGACCACGATCTGCGGCACGGACCTCCACATTCTCAAGGGCGACGTTCCGACCTGCACGCCGGGTCGCATTCTGGGTCATGAGGGTGTCGGCGTGGTCGACGCGGTCGGCAGCGCGGTGCGCGCCTTCAAGCCGGGCGATCACGTCATCATCTCCTGCATCTCAGCCTGTGGGACCTGCGACTATTGCCGCCGCGGCATGTACTCGCATTGCCGCCACGGCGGCTGGATCCTCGGCCACAAGATCGATGGCACCCAGGCGGAGTACGTGCGCACGCCTCACGCCGACACCAGCCTCTACCACGTGCCCGCGGGCACCGAGGAGGACGCGCTGGTGATGTTGAGCGACATCCTCCCGACCGGTTTCGAATGTGGCGTGCTCAATGGCAAGGTCGAGCCGGGCGCGACGGTGGCGATCGTGGGCGCGGGTCCGATCGGATTGGCGGCGCTGTTGACCGCGCAGTTCTATTCGCCGGCCGAGATCATCATGATCGACCTTGACGACAACCGGCTCGAGGTCGCCGCCCGCTTCGGCGCCACCAGCGTCATCAACAACACCGACGGCAAGGCGGTCGACAAGGTCATGGCGCTGACGAACGGCCGCGGCGTCGACACCGCGATCGAGGCGGTCGGCGTCCCCGCGACGTTCGTGACCTGCGAAGACATCGTCGCCCCCGGCGGCGTGATCGCCAATGTCGGCGTGCACGGGGTCAAGGTCGACCTGCATCTCGAGAAGCTGTGGGACCGCAACATTGCGATCACGACGCGGCTGGTCGATACCGTGACGACGCCGATGCTGCTCAAGACGGTACAGTCGCGCAAGCTCGAACCGAAGCGGCTGATCACCCATCGTTTCAGGCTCGATCAGATTCTCGATGCCTATGAGACGTTCGGCGCCGCCGCCAAGACGCACGCGCTGAAGGTCCTGATCGAGGCATGA